A section of the Oryzias melastigma strain HK-1 linkage group LG2, ASM292280v2, whole genome shotgun sequence genome encodes:
- the cars2 gene encoding cysteine--tRNA ligase, mitochondrial: MWRPPSRGAALLRRALRRGSVPSRSKGGSERAWATPSGFDTGVVTFNSLSKKKEPLILARERVATWYSCGPTVYDHAHLGHACSYVRFDILQRILSRCFGVVVVHAMVITDVDDKIIQRSWQENVSPAVISRMYEEEFKKDMLSLKVIPPVVYLRVTENVHRIVAFIEGIIRNGNAYATREGDVYFDVQSIGDRYGWFTGATGSHGEQGSSGKRDPRDFALWKKAKPREPYWESPWGRGRPGWHIECSTIASHVFGNQLDIHSGGVDLAFPHHENEVAQSEAYHQCRQWANYFLHSGHLHLRGSAEKMSKSLKNYITIKDFLQSHSASEFRMFCLLTKYRSAIDYSDGSMSEARAALETIRTFTEAAEAYMKGQLRCSPVQEGFLWERLLEAKSGVLKALADDFDTPRAVGALMNMIYHGNCQLQPVAVADEAARSPAVFGAMVTFIREMLEVFGIDLLQDKEADVFSRSGSLQAVVEQLTRFRSEVREFALTRQDGPSSGSSGKPGLYPDRAPLLKACDALRNELAPLGVLIKDRGSTSTWEIKGDQRTSRVQDPDRDRGS, encoded by the exons ATGTGGAGACCTCCTTCCCGGGGAGCAGCGCTCCTCCGGCGGGCTCTCCGTCGCGGCTCGGTCCCGAGCAGGTCCAAAGGTGGTTCCGAGAGGGCGTGGGCGACACCGAGCGGGTTCGACACCGGGGTGGTGACTTTCAACAGCCTGAGCAAGAAGAAGGAGCCCCTGATCCTGGCCAGAGAGCGGGTAGCGACCTG GTACAGCTGTGGCCCCACCGTGTACGACCACGCGCACCTGGGTCACGCTTG CTCCTACGTCCGCTTCGACATCCTGCAGAGGATCCTGTCCCGCTGCTTCGGGGTGGTCGTGGTCCACGCCATGGTCATCACTGACGTTGATGACAAAATCATCCAACGGAGCTGGCAG GAAAACGTTTCTCCAGCCGTCATCTCCAGAATGTATGAAGAGGAGTTCAAGAAGGACATGCTGTCTCTGAAG GTCATCCCTCCGGTGGTGTACCTGAGAGTCACCGAGAACGTGCATCGCATCGTTGCGTTTATTGAAGGAATCATCAGAAACGGGAACGCGTACGCCACCAGAGAAG GTGACGTTTACTTTGACGTCCAGTCTATTGGAGACCGTTACGGCTGGTTTACCGGAGCCACGGGTTCTCACGGAGAGCAAG GCAGCTCTGGTAAAAGAGACCCGAGGGATTTTGCTCTCTGGAAGAAGGCGAAGCCTCGGGAGCCGTACTGGGAATCTCCGTGGGGTCGAGGAAGACCAGGCTGGCATATCGAGTGTTCCACCATTGCCAG CCACGTGTTTGGGAATCAGCTGGATATCCACTCTGGAGGGGTGGACCTGGCCTTTCCCCACCATGAGAACGAGGTGGCTCAGAGCGAGGCCTACCACCAGTGCAGACAGTGGGCAAACTACTTCCTCCATTCAG gtCATCTGCATCTCAGAGGCAGTGCAGAGAAAATGTCCAAATCTTTGAAAAATTATATCACCATCAAG GATTTTCTCCAGTCTCACTCTGCCAGTGAGTTTCGGATGTTTTGCCTTCTGACCAAATACAGATCAG CCATAGACTACAGCGACGGCAGCATGTCGGAGGCCCGGGCGGCTCTGGAAACCATCCGCACCTTCACGGAGGCCGCTGAGGCCTACATGAAGGGCCAGCTGCGCTGCTCGCCGGTGCAGGAAGGCTTCCTGTGGGAGAG GCTGCTGGAAGCTAAGTCCGGCGTGCTGAAGGCTCTGGCCGACGACTTTGACACGCCGAGAGCCGTGGGTGCCTTGATGAACATGATTTATCACGGGAACTGCCAGCTGCAGCCTGTTGCCGTG GCGGACGAAGCGGCTCGTAGTCCTGCGGTGTTTGGAGCCATGGTGACCTTCATCAGAGAGATGCTGGAGGTGTTTGGGATCGATCTGCTGCAGGATAAG GAGGCAGACGTTTTCAGCCGAAGTGGAAGTCTGCAGGCCGTTGTGGAGCAGCTGACCCGTTTCAGGAGTGAAGTCCGAGAGTTTGCACTCACTCGTCAGGACGGTCCATCATCCGGATCCTCCGGGAAACCTGGACTTTATCCGGACAGAGCCCCCCTCCTGAAAGCCTGCGACGCCCTCAGGAACGAGCTGGCGCCTCTGGGTGTCTTGATAAAG GACAGAggctccacctccacctggGAGATCAAAGGAGATCAAAGGACATCAAGAGTTCAGGATCCAGACCGGGACAGAGGCAGCTGA
- the LOC112140229 gene encoding palmitoyltransferase ZDHHC1 codes for MDVCGRNPNRTAPVNEDTPRQADVPLCSRTNGWTWPPHPFQLLAWLLYLYFAITGFGVFVPLLPTHWIPAGYICTGIVFAVHLCVHVMAVSVDPADYNVRMKSSRGPVPAFDRSKHAHVIENCHCYLCQVDVGPKSKHCSSCNKCVANFDHHCRWLNNCVGSRNYRLFLHSVVSALLGVCLVLVFASYVFIEFFLDPSKLRTDKHFLVRNETGVWFVFLPVAPLRSAAAVIPGLAAVTVSLALLSFVLLCHLLFFHIYLSKRY; via the exons ATGGATGTGTGCGGCAGGAATCCAAACCGCACAGCCCCCGTCAATGAGGACACTCCACGGCAAGCTGATGTTCCTCTTTGTTCCCGGACCAACGGCTGGACCTGGCCTCCACATCCCTTCCAGCTGTTGGCCTGGCTGCTCTACCTTTACTTTGCCATCACCGGCTTTGGCGTGTTTGTACCTCTGCTACCCACACACTGGATTCCTGCAGGCTATATT TGTACCGGCATCGTGTTTGCAGTCCACCTTTGTGTCCATGTCATGGCTGTGTCTGTTGACCCAGCTGACTACAACGTGAGGATGAAGAGCAGTCGAGGTCCGGTCCCTGCGTTTGACCGCTCCAAGCATGCGCACGTCATTGAGAACTGTCATTGCTACCTCTGCCAGGTCGACGT GGGCCCAAAGTCAAAGCACTGCAGTTCTTGTAACAAGTGTGTGGCAAATTTTGACCATCACTGTCGCTGGCTTAACAACTGTGTGGGCAGCAGGAACTACAG GTTGTTTCTCCACAGCGTGGTCTCTGCTCTGTTGGGAGTTTGCCTTGTTCTGGTTTTTGCCTCCTATGTGTTCATTGAGTTCTTTCTGGATCCATCCAAGCTCCGCACAGACAAGCACTTCCTAG TGAGAAATGAGACTGGTGTGTGGTTCGTCTTCCTGCCTGTGGCGCCCCTCAGGTCAGCAGCAGCCGTCATTCCTGGTCTGGCGGCTGTCACGGTCTCTCTGGCTCTGCTGTCTTTTGTGCTGCTCTGCCATCTACTCTTCTTCCACATCTACTTAAGTAAGAGATACTGA